From a single Miscanthus floridulus cultivar M001 chromosome 8, ASM1932011v1, whole genome shotgun sequence genomic region:
- the LOC136476331 gene encoding uncharacterized protein → MATPPPLAVEVRCAGCGETLEVENGTTDFACPGCGAAQHLPPELMPQPPPRPRRAIPLPAAAGRAAAAAQDRVPCGCSGALITAPQGLGGFACPICGVAGRRPQGSAPATGVPMAQPLPPEPQVLGDPQSHAGQVRPERYKAPIHLELSQGWRPNHSAYRGEAYSSLRADKGVHGGAAQGDSYSHVHVDSHVEPLETSSLVVEDSDPPSKRRRFHGSLSKGSVEAAQCSEKENVRVYERRVKARNDGDERHGEAPHEHMHKVVSKRKASKVRMRTKNKPSVAAQTTTVPRGDTFPLRRGMGESKGNGKGVASSSCAEDEEEEHQPQGQPTVGPLRLHSPSPSDYGRCTVNYKGQAKQVKKERESNPFVYERLSSDYRFYNHFQQDFYETVIYPRKDPISKMQWVDWKYMEVKDDPIFKEVIAACESKGVKRIMGFKYGWCNEVIAQFYATVYFDKNKAKTMHWMTEGEWYKIKYMAFSRLLGFGPDDANKERIHVERALTNSQIEFMYNPHEDVILGSIKGLLLSYFYLNRLFRKTLAPKEGDAANIMSTTRNLLARMDSCARPFNVCDFIWEEIRLTSFNPSRSCGYAPYLMYMIEKVTKKNFVKEVKHEPLRIRPQKGSPPVAAPRRAPRSSSPTHKPFSSSSVHPFLKSIFCICKSNSMKLNKYNARLKKINQRLKAIQRHFNIEPPFSPDGSEVEESDPEVFEDPFAAYEAGATASVPASAGHGTRLWIEQGEELGDDEETEDETEEEGNDHEEGDDDDDDDDDDDDEDIE, encoded by the exons AtggcgacgccgccgccgctggcggtGGAGGTGCGCTGCGCGGGCTGCGGCGAGACGCTGGAGGTGGAAAACGGGACCACCGACTTCGCATGCCCGGGCTGCGGCGCCGCGCAGCACCTCCCCCCGGAGCTCatgccgcagccgccgccgcgcccgcgccgcgccaTCCCTCTGCCGGCGGCGGCCGGGCGCGCCGCTGCGGCGGCGCAAGACCGCGTGCCGTGCGGCTGTAGTGGTGCCCTTATCACCGCGCCGCAGGGTCTCGGAGGCTTCGCCTGCCCAATCTGCGGCGTCGCCGGCCGACGCCCCCAGGGCAGCGCCCCAGCGACTGGTGTCCCAATGGCGCAGCCACTGCCTCCAGAGCCTCAG GTCTTGGGAGACCCCCAAAGTCATGCAGGACAGGTGCGTCCAGAAAGGTATAAGGCACCCATCCACCTCGAGCTGTCACAAGGATGGCGCCCTAACCATTCAGCCTATAGAGGCGAGGCATACAGTTCATTAAGAGCAGATAAAGGAGTACATGGTGGGGCTGCTCAAGGTGACTCCTATAGTCATGTTCATGTGGACTCGCATGTTGAGCCACTTGAAACTTCATCCCTCGTGGTTGAGGACTCTGACCCTCCTTCGAAGCGACGTCGCTTTCATGGATCCCTTTCAAAAG GGTCTGTCGAGGCAGCTCAATGCAGTGAGAAGGAGAACGTTCGTGTATATGAGAGAAGGGTCAAAGCAAGGAATGATGGGGATGAACGACATGGTGAAGCCCCTCACGAACATATGCACAAGGTTGTGTCAAAGAGGAAGGCATCCAAGGTTCGAATGAGGACCAAAAATAAGCCATCGGTTGCAGCTCAAACCACCACTGTGCCAAGAGGTGATACTTTTCCACTACGGAGAGGCATGGGCGAGAGCAAGGGCAATGGCAAAGGAGTTGCTTCTAGCTCCTGTGCcgaggatgaggaagaagaacatcAGCCACAAGGACAGCCAACAGTTGGTCCTTTGAGGTTGCATAGCCCTTCTCCTAGTGATTATGGTAGGTGTACTGTCAATTACAAGGGCCAGGCCAAGCAAGTAAAGAAGGAGAGGGAGTCAAATCCTTTTGTTTATGAGCGGCTCTCATCTGACTATAGGTTTTATAATCATTTCCAACAAGACTTCTACGAGACGGTCATATATCCAAGGAAGGATCCAATCTCAAAAATGCAGTGGGTTGATTGGAAGTACATGGAAGTGAAGGATGACCCTATCTTCAAAGAAGTGATAGCTGCATGTGAGAGCAAAGGAGTGAAGAGAATCATGGGCTTCAAGTATGGTTGGTGCAATGAGGTAATAGCCCAATTCTATGCCACCGTCTACTTTGACAAGAACAAAGCTAAGACTATGCATTGGATGACTGAGGGAGAGTGGTACAAAATCAAATACATGGCCTTCTCTAGGTTGCTGGGATTTGGTCCAGATGATGCTAACAAAGAAAGAATTCATGTGGAACGTGCGCTCACAAACAGTCAAATAGAGTTCATGTATAACCCTCATGAAGATGTTATTCTTGGGAGCATTAAAGGTCTTTTGCTCTCTTATTTTTATCTTAACCGCTTGTTTAGGAAGACACTAGCTCCTAAGGAGGGGGATGCTGCTAATATCATGTCAACTACAAGGAACTTGCTTGCTAGGATGGACTCATGTGCAAGACCATTTAATGTGTGTGACTTCATTTGGGAAGAGATTCGCCTCACGTCTTTTAATCCATCGAGAAGTTGTGGTTATGCTCCTTACCTAATGTATATGATTGAGAAGGTCACAAAGAAGAACTTTGTGAAGGAAGTGAAGCATGAGCCATTAAGAATTCGTCCTCAGAAGGGATCTCCTCCTGTGGCTGCACCAAGAAGAGCACCACGCTCTTCATCACCTACACATAAACCATTCTCTTCTTCATCTGTTCACCCTTTTCTCAAGTCCATCTTTTGCATTTGTAAGAGCAACTCAATGAAACTGAACAAGTACAATGCAAGACTGAAGAAGATCAATCAGCGGCTCAAAGCAATTCAGCGCCATTTCAACATTGAGCCTCCTTTCTCTCCGGATGGTTCGGAGGTAGAGGAGAGTGATCCAGAGGTGTTTGAGGACCCCTTTGCAGCTTATGAGGCTGGCGCGACTGCCTCTGTCCCTGCTTCTGCAGGACATGGCACAAGACTTTGGATTGAGCAGGGCGAAGAGCTTGGCGATGATGAGGAAACTGAAGATGAAACCGAAGAGGAAGGAAATGATCATGAAGagggcgatgatgatgatgatgatgacgacgacgacgatgatgaggacaTTGAGTGA